From one Brevibacterium sp. 'Marine' genomic stretch:
- a CDS encoding excinuclease ABC subunit UvrA, which translates to MSSTEIQPDVRVRGAREHNLRNVDLTVPRDALVVFTGVSGSGKSSLAFGTLFAESQRRYLESVAPYARRLIDQAGVPDVDSITGMPPAVALQQQRGGRSARSSVGSITTVSSLVRMLYSRAGRYPEGQSMLLAEDFSTNTVEGACPECHGIGRVYEVPEDKMVPDPTLTIRERAIASWPKAWHGHQLRDVLVALGYDVDVPWQDLPREHRDWILYTEETPHLPVHSRLTLDEAREAIAAGAEPTYSGTFVGARKYVLDTFANTKSTAMKRRVAEFLSAGPCPVCHGKKLRPDALSVTIAGLDIAEFSALPLHELMSVLRDEVASAKAATEADDHPATDKLAAFVRLGEGLIDRLRPIVDLGLGYLSLDRTTPTLSGGELQRLRLATQLTSDLFGVVYVLDEPSAGLHPQDVDALLGILDGLKDRGNSLFVVEHSVDIMRHADWLVDIGPGAGERGGDVLYSGPTAGLADIEESVTRGYVFGGRGLEPHEHRQPRGWMKLANIRRNNLHDISLDLPLGSLTAVTGVSGSGKSSLVSQVLPAIIGDRLGTSTTADEPASDDDELLLTDEPEELEGTVTGELTGIRRVVSIDQKPIGRTPRSNVATYTGLFDHVRRRFADTPEARERGYKPGRFSFNVAGGRCPTCEGEGSVMVELLFLPSVYTECPDCHGTRFQSSTLEIQWRGRNVSEILDMSVEEAHDFFSGEFDIMRSLTALIDVGLGYLRLGQPATELSGGEAQRVKLASELQRSQRGDTLYVLDEPTSGLHCADADRLVAHLQTLVDAGNTVIMVELDMRVVAVADHVVELGPGAGDDGGRVVATGTPADIVDAGQGPSAKYLAAALSGPR; encoded by the coding sequence ATGTCCTCGACCGAGATCCAGCCGGACGTGCGGGTCCGCGGGGCCAGGGAACACAATCTGCGCAACGTCGATCTCACCGTGCCCCGGGATGCGCTCGTCGTATTCACCGGGGTGTCCGGGTCGGGCAAGTCCTCCCTGGCTTTCGGCACCCTCTTTGCCGAGTCGCAACGCCGCTACCTCGAATCCGTCGCCCCATACGCTCGCAGGCTCATCGATCAAGCAGGGGTCCCCGATGTCGATTCGATCACCGGAATGCCGCCGGCCGTGGCCCTGCAGCAGCAGCGCGGCGGACGCAGCGCCCGCTCGAGCGTCGGCAGCATCACCACGGTGTCCAGCCTCGTGCGCATGCTCTACTCACGGGCGGGACGGTACCCGGAGGGGCAGTCGATGCTTTTGGCCGAGGATTTCTCGACGAACACCGTCGAAGGTGCCTGCCCGGAATGCCACGGAATCGGGCGGGTCTACGAGGTGCCCGAGGACAAGATGGTCCCCGATCCGACGCTGACGATCCGGGAGCGCGCCATCGCCTCCTGGCCGAAAGCCTGGCACGGTCACCAGCTGCGCGATGTGCTCGTCGCCCTCGGCTACGACGTCGACGTCCCCTGGCAGGACCTGCCGCGCGAACACCGTGATTGGATCCTCTACACCGAGGAGACTCCGCACCTTCCCGTCCACTCCCGGCTGACGCTGGACGAAGCGCGCGAAGCGATCGCAGCAGGTGCCGAACCAACTTATTCGGGCACCTTCGTCGGTGCCCGCAAATACGTGCTCGACACGTTCGCGAACACGAAGAGTACCGCGATGAAGCGGCGCGTCGCCGAATTCCTCAGTGCCGGTCCCTGCCCCGTGTGCCACGGAAAGAAACTCAGGCCTGACGCTCTGTCGGTGACGATCGCCGGTCTCGACATCGCCGAATTCTCCGCGCTGCCGCTGCATGAACTCATGTCCGTCCTTCGCGATGAGGTCGCCTCGGCGAAGGCGGCTACGGAGGCCGACGATCACCCGGCGACGGACAAGCTCGCTGCGTTCGTCCGCCTCGGCGAGGGGCTCATCGATCGGCTCCGGCCGATCGTCGACCTCGGGCTCGGGTACCTCTCACTTGATCGGACCACACCGACGCTGTCCGGAGGTGAGCTGCAGAGGCTGCGGTTGGCCACCCAGCTGACCTCGGACCTCTTCGGCGTCGTCTACGTGCTCGACGAACCTTCTGCCGGCCTCCACCCGCAGGACGTCGACGCCCTGCTGGGCATCCTCGACGGGTTGAAGGACCGCGGGAACAGCCTCTTCGTCGTCGAACACTCCGTGGACATCATGCGCCATGCCGACTGGCTCGTCGACATCGGACCCGGCGCCGGCGAACGCGGCGGAGACGTCCTCTACAGCGGACCTACGGCAGGTCTTGCCGACATCGAAGAATCCGTGACCAGGGGTTATGTCTTCGGCGGACGCGGACTCGAACCCCACGAACACCGGCAACCGCGAGGTTGGATGAAGCTTGCGAACATCCGCCGCAACAATCTCCACGACATCAGCCTCGACCTGCCGCTGGGCTCACTGACTGCCGTCACCGGAGTATCGGGGTCGGGCAAGTCCAGCCTCGTCAGCCAGGTGCTCCCTGCCATCATCGGCGACCGACTGGGCACCTCCACCACTGCTGACGAACCGGCGTCCGATGATGACGAACTCCTGCTCACCGACGAACCCGAGGAGCTTGAGGGCACCGTCACCGGGGAACTCACCGGGATCCGACGGGTGGTGAGCATCGACCAGAAACCCATCGGTCGCACGCCCCGGTCCAACGTCGCCACCTATACGGGTCTGTTCGACCATGTGCGCCGACGCTTCGCCGATACCCCGGAGGCCCGGGAACGCGGATATAAGCCCGGCCGGTTCTCCTTCAACGTCGCCGGTGGACGATGCCCGACCTGTGAAGGCGAAGGATCGGTCATGGTCGAGCTGCTGTTCCTGCCCTCGGTCTACACCGAGTGCCCCGACTGCCACGGCACCCGCTTCCAGTCGAGCACCCTGGAGATCCAGTGGCGCGGACGCAATGTCTCAGAGATCCTCGACATGAGCGTCGAGGAGGCCCACGACTTCTTCAGCGGCGAATTCGACATCATGCGCTCCCTGACCGCACTCATCGACGTCGGCCTCGGCTATCTGCGCCTCGGCCAACCCGCCACCGAGCTCTCCGGCGGTGAGGCGCAGCGGGTCAAACTCGCCAGCGAACTCCAGCGCTCGCAGCGCGGTGACACCCTCTACGTCCTCGACGAACCCACCTCCGGACTGCATTGTGCGGATGCCGACCGGCTCGTCGCACACCTGCAGACCCTCGTCGACGCCGGCAACACGGTCATCATGGTCGAACTCGATATGCGCGTCGTGGCCGTCGCCGACCACGTCGTCGAACTCGGCCCCGGCGCCGGCGACGACGGCGGCCGGGTCGTGGCGACCGGCACCCCCGCCGACATCGTCGACGCCGGGCAGGGGCCGTCTGCGAAATACCTCGCCGCGGCACTCTCCGGACCACGGTGA
- a CDS encoding helix-turn-helix domain-containing protein codes for MTRSSDARKRPIATSERSGVLYPERLARYQAGWIDPSPAASAMIDQYWHVSWALEDGERLDQPIIDLPAVTVSIEEGEVPAPLVVTGVQCGAWRRTIGGLGRVFAIRLRPAGLAVLSDLTPAQVADATVPLTAELGPRLHAFMQRITAYTDPAERAQAANEAVQRAIAERALTSTGLLANDVLDELRERIHHRTGTTLTERLARSERTIQRACLDTLGHGPKWLSRRIRLQEVALALVTRPTEELAVIAADLGYTDQSHLTNDFRTATGITPNAYRRTTSNLTA; via the coding sequence ATGACCCGGTCCAGTGACGCGAGGAAGCGCCCAATCGCCACCTCCGAGCGATCTGGCGTGCTCTACCCCGAGCGGCTGGCTCGCTACCAGGCGGGCTGGATCGACCCCAGCCCCGCCGCCTCGGCGATGATCGATCAATACTGGCATGTCTCTTGGGCGCTGGAGGACGGCGAACGACTGGATCAGCCGATCATCGACCTGCCCGCAGTCACCGTCAGCATCGAAGAAGGCGAGGTGCCCGCGCCGCTTGTGGTCACCGGGGTGCAGTGCGGGGCCTGGAGACGCACCATCGGCGGTCTCGGCCGAGTATTCGCAATCCGGCTTCGCCCCGCGGGACTGGCAGTGCTCAGCGACCTCACTCCTGCTCAGGTCGCCGACGCCACTGTGCCCCTCACCGCAGAACTCGGCCCCCGTCTGCATGCGTTCATGCAGCGCATCACCGCCTACACCGACCCCGCTGAGCGGGCGCAGGCGGCGAACGAGGCAGTCCAGCGGGCCATCGCGGAACGTGCCCTGACCTCGACGGGCCTCTTGGCGAACGATGTTTTGGACGAACTGCGCGAGCGAATCCACCACCGAACCGGCACGACGCTCACGGAACGGTTGGCACGGAGCGAGCGAACCATTCAGCGCGCTTGCCTGGACACGCTGGGCCACGGTCCGAAATGGCTCAGTCGCCGCATCCGCCTCCAAGAAGTCGCCCTCGCCCTCGTGACCCGCCCCACCGAGGAACTGGCCGTCATCGCTGCCGATCTCGGATACACCGACCAATCCCACCTTACGAACGACTTCCGCACGGCCACCGGCATCACCCCAAACGCCTACCGCCGCACCACGAGTAATCTGACCGCCTGA
- a CDS encoding DUF6157 family protein, whose protein sequence is MGSTNYTGTFIQVADDCPTGAAEQPPVGVKAPTAAALQYALITEHPYQFTSDDVVFEVYATRQGIPTEERAEARQAFFAKDQPCLRSSPLGKRYGWGIHHDADGRVALVPLGSDVYRSLAADPTVKQLKAMRSKRAR, encoded by the coding sequence ATGGGAAGCACGAATTACACCGGCACGTTCATCCAGGTCGCAGACGACTGCCCGACAGGTGCAGCGGAGCAGCCCCCGGTCGGGGTTAAGGCTCCGACTGCTGCAGCTCTCCAGTACGCACTCATCACCGAGCACCCGTACCAGTTCACCAGCGATGATGTGGTGTTCGAGGTGTACGCCACCCGCCAGGGAATCCCAACCGAGGAACGAGCGGAAGCGCGTCAGGCGTTCTTCGCCAAGGACCAGCCGTGCCTGCGATCTTCCCCACTGGGCAAACGCTACGGGTGGGGAATTCACCATGATGCAGATGGCCGTGTCGCTCTAGTGCCACTCGGTTCTGACGTGTACCGGTCCCTCGCCGCCGATCCGACGGTGAAGCAGCTCAAGGCCATGCGCTCCAAACGCGCTCGGTGA